A window from Neobacillus sp. PS3-40 encodes these proteins:
- a CDS encoding TPM domain-containing protein, protein MKARRVFSSLLVFFTLLLLAGNALAKDVQIPAPVGDIYVQDFAHVLNDNEKAELLNLGRSVEDQTTAQVAVLTVATIGDRTIEDFANEAFRQYGIGNKKENNGVLLVLAMKEHKVRIEVGYGLEGRIPDGKAGRILDDYAIPNLKNQQPNIAIIETYKVLANEVLAEYGKKGQQTPQPSSQGEKQGSSIPAWLIIIIVVVVVALDFKFFGGTLTYLLISILLRGGRGGGGGGSKGGGGGSSGGGGAGRGW, encoded by the coding sequence ATGAAGGCGAGAAGAGTCTTCAGCTCTCTATTGGTGTTTTTCACCTTATTACTGTTGGCTGGAAACGCACTTGCTAAAGATGTTCAAATTCCAGCACCAGTTGGAGACATTTATGTTCAGGATTTTGCCCATGTTTTAAATGATAATGAAAAAGCAGAATTATTAAATTTAGGTAGAAGCGTTGAAGATCAAACAACAGCGCAAGTAGCTGTTTTAACAGTCGCTACTATTGGAGACCGGACAATAGAAGATTTTGCGAATGAAGCGTTTCGACAATACGGAATCGGCAATAAAAAGGAAAACAACGGGGTATTGCTTGTTTTAGCCATGAAAGAACACAAAGTGAGAATCGAAGTGGGATATGGGCTTGAGGGCAGAATTCCGGATGGTAAAGCTGGCAGAATTCTTGATGACTATGCCATTCCCAATCTGAAAAACCAACAGCCGAACATTGCCATTATCGAAACCTATAAAGTATTGGCAAACGAGGTCCTTGCTGAATATGGAAAGAAAGGACAACAGACTCCTCAGCCATCATCGCAGGGTGAAAAGCAGGGGAGCAGCATTCCAGCCTGGCTAATTATCATTATTGTGGTTGTAGTTGTAGCCCTGGATTTTAAGTTTTTTGGAGGCACCCTTACCTATTTGCTAATTTCCATTTTGTTACGTGGTGGCAGAGGTGGAGGAGGCGGTGGTTCGAAAGGTGGAGGCGGCGGTTCTTCAGGTGGGGGCGGAGCGGGGAGAGGCTGGTAG
- a CDS encoding LemA family protein produces MDRKGVVVILKKGFIGAGIVIAVLVVFGLMLMGSYNGFVNSEENVNQSYAQIENQLQRRLDLIPNLVNTVKGYASHEKEVIASISDARARLAGAKTPQEQATANTELTGALSRLLVVVENYPNLKADQQFTQLMDELAGTENRISVARKDYNDQVAIFNKKVKRFPGAIIANMTGFDQKEYFKAEPKAGEAPKVDFGGNG; encoded by the coding sequence ATGGATAGGAAAGGAGTTGTAGTTATTTTGAAAAAAGGATTTATCGGGGCCGGAATAGTTATTGCTGTGCTTGTTGTTTTTGGCCTAATGCTGATGGGAAGTTACAATGGTTTTGTTAATTCAGAGGAAAACGTGAATCAGTCATATGCGCAAATTGAAAATCAGCTACAGAGAAGGCTAGATTTGATTCCAAATTTAGTGAATACCGTGAAGGGCTATGCTTCGCATGAAAAAGAAGTAATTGCCTCGATTTCAGATGCGCGGGCAAGACTTGCTGGGGCAAAAACCCCACAGGAACAAGCAACTGCTAACACAGAACTAACTGGAGCTTTAAGTCGTTTGCTTGTAGTCGTTGAAAATTACCCAAATCTTAAAGCGGATCAGCAATTTACGCAGTTGATGGATGAACTTGCCGGGACAGAAAATAGAATCTCAGTTGCTCGAAAAGATTACAATGATCAGGTCGCTATTTTTAACAAAAAAGTAAAAAGATTTCCTGGAGCTATTATTGCAAACATGACCGGGTTTGATCAAAAAGAGTATTTTAAAGCGGAACCTAAAGCAGGGGAAGCACCAAAGGTTGACTTTGGAGGAAATGGATAA